A part of Misgurnus anguillicaudatus chromosome 6, ASM2758022v2, whole genome shotgun sequence genomic DNA contains:
- the LOC141364396 gene encoding semaphorin-6B-like, whose product MVCWIMSLKLRQRSRGGGSGLGSRRKSDKEQSMLGHGRSGSIISVTRISGVDRPRSQVENMFSNGWPKSGDIDTGLPTPEQTPLQQKRPTPNVHLTDCDWDQTHTFLAQTGTPNSAVIYLSSKYLQGGRQEGSGDMPSRYLILSHPPSQREQGGRVSAPTTRNSAGEYNYPATPQDSPDRRRVVSAPTTQTDYGENVRWSRDELNLNSNNATPSGHHPYPIQPRTNAALVRPTHHTQRGLGELQDYSHLLVKSVNERNPNGQ is encoded by the coding sequence ATGGTGTGTTGGATAATGAGCCTCAAGCTCCGCCAGCGATCCAGAGGAGGTGGATCTGGCTTGGGGAGTCGCCGCAAGAGTGACAAGGAGCAAAGCATGCTAGGACACGGACGCAGCGGTTCCATAATCAGCGTGACACGAATCAGCGGCGTCGATCGACCTCGCTCACAAGTGGAGAATATGTTCTCCAACGGCTGGCCAAAGTCTGGAGACATAGACACAGGACTTCCTACACCGGAGCAGACTCCTCTACAGCAAAAACGACCCACTCCTAATGTTCACCTCACAGACTGCGATTGGGACCAGACCCATACTTTCCTCGCCCAAACAGGAACGCCTAACTCTGCTGTCATATACCTGAGCTCCAAATACTTGCAAGGTGGGCGCCAAGAGGGATCGGGTGACATGCCATCTCGCTATCTCATTCTTTCCCACCCGCCCAGTCAGCGGGAACAGGGTGGGCGGGTATCCGCCCCAACAACCCGCAACTCTGCAGGCGAGTACAACTATCCGGCCACTCCTCAGGACTCACCTGACCGTAGGAGGGTGGTGTCTGCTCCGACCACGCAGACGGACTATGGCGAAAACGTGCGTTGGTCCCGCGACGAGTTAAATTTGAATAGCAACAACGCAACGCCCTCCGGCCACCACCCCTATCCGATTCAGCCACGCACTAACGCTGCGTTAGTGCGACCGACCCACCATACCCAACGGGGACTCGGTGAGCTTCAAGACTATAGCCACCTTCTGGTGAAAAGCGTAAATGAGCGGAACCCTAACGGACAGTGA